Proteins from a genomic interval of Thamnophis elegans isolate rThaEle1 chromosome 2, rThaEle1.pri, whole genome shotgun sequence:
- the SLC25A19 gene encoding mitochondrial thiamine pyrophosphate carrier, which translates to MVGYDPDSECSSLSTLKVAAAGSASGLVTRAMIGPFDVLKIRFQLQIEQLSSKNPHAKYHGIWQAAGKIFQEEGVTAFWKGHVPAQLLSITYGAVQFVSFEFLTKLVHHGTTYDARDFTVHFICGGLSACAATMTVQPLDTLRTRLAAQGEPKIYRNLRHAVVSMYQKEGLLTFYRGLTPTIIAIVPYAGFQFSFYSLLKRVYNWIAPREEMKKGNIKNLVCGSCAGVLSKTLTYPFDLFKKRLQVGGFEQARAAFGQVRTYTSIMDCARQIIIDEGPRGFFKGLSPSLLKAAFSTGFTFFWYELFCNLLLTMQNSGGSKKQEG; encoded by the exons ATGGTTGGCTATGATCCGGATTCCGAGTGTAGCTCCCTGTCGACTCTGAAGGTAGCAGCGGCAGGATCCGCTTCCGGATTGGTCACTCGGGCAATGATCGGCCCTTTTGATGTGCTGAAGATTCGATTTCAG CTTCAGATAGAGCAGCTTTCCTCCAAAAATCCACATGCGAAGTATCATGGTATCTGGCAGGCTGCTGGTAAAATTTTTCAGGAGGAAGGGGTCACTGCATTTTGGAAAGGTCATGTCCCCGCTCAACTTCTTTCCATCACATATGGGGCTGTGCAG TTTGTCAGCTTTGAATTTCTGACAAAGCTGGTGCACCATGGCACAACTTACGATGCCCGTGATTTCACTGTACACTTTATCTGTGGTGGACTGTCTGCTTGTGCTGCTACTATGACAGTTCAGCCCCTTGACACGTTGCGCACACGCTTGGCTGCCCAAGGAGAACCGAAG ATTTACAGGAACCTTCGCCACGCTGTGGTCAGCATGTACCAGAAGGAAGGGCTGCTGACTTTCTATAGGGGACTGACCCCAACCATTATTGCCATTGTTCCTTATGCCGGCTTCCAGTTTTCCTTCTACAGTCTCCTGAAGAGGGTGTACAACTGGATTGCTCCAAGAGAAGAGATGAAGAAAG GTAATATTAAAAACTTAGTGTGCGGCAGCTGTGCTGGTGTCCTCAGCAAAACCCTGACCTATCCCTTTGACTTGTTCAAGAAGCGGCTGCAAGTGGGTGGCTTTGAACAAGCCAGGGCGGCCTTTGGGCAG GTTCGAACATACACTAGCATCATGGACTGTGCCCGACAGATAATCATCGATGAGGGACCCAGGGGATTCTTCAAGGGCCTCTCCCCAAGCTTGCTGAAGGCTGCTTTCTCCACAGGCTTCACCTTTTTCTGGTATGAgctcttttgcaatcttctgctaACAATGCAAAACTCCGGTGGTTCCAAGAAGCAAGAAGGCTAA